A stretch of Crossiella cryophila DNA encodes these proteins:
- a CDS encoding TetR/AcrR family transcriptional regulator — translation MPKRVDHEQRRTEIAEALLRIAGTRGLHAASMREVAAEAGVSLRLVQYYFHTKEELLLDGMARLVDKLNDRMLERIRAAGLPPTPRGILYAALTGLLPTDEDSHRVQLTFVAFQTLMITDPAFANRNFGTTPDKMERYLADQISQAQQAGEIAPDRDPALLATALMALTGGLVSSVIAGQRDAEAAEAVLRDHLDHLFTPDRG, via the coding sequence GTGCCAAAACGGGTTGATCATGAGCAGCGCCGCACCGAGATCGCGGAGGCCCTGCTGCGCATCGCGGGCACCCGCGGCCTGCACGCCGCGAGCATGCGCGAGGTCGCCGCCGAGGCTGGGGTGTCCCTGCGCCTGGTGCAGTACTACTTCCACACCAAGGAAGAACTGCTGCTCGACGGCATGGCCCGGCTGGTCGACAAGCTCAACGACCGCATGCTCGAACGCATCCGCGCCGCGGGCCTGCCTCCGACTCCGCGCGGCATCCTGTACGCGGCACTGACCGGTCTGCTGCCCACCGACGAGGACAGCCACCGCGTCCAGCTCACCTTCGTCGCCTTCCAGACGCTGATGATCACCGACCCGGCCTTCGCCAACCGCAACTTCGGCACCACCCCGGACAAGATGGAGCGCTACCTGGCCGACCAGATCAGCCAGGCCCAGCAGGCAGGCGAGATCGCCCCCGACCGGGACCCGGCCCTGCTCGCCACCGCCCTGATGGCCCTCACTGGCGGCCTGGTCTCCAGCGTGATCGCCGGCCAGCGCGACGCCGAAGCCGCCGAAGCCGTCCTGCGCGACCACCTGGACCACCTGTTCACACCCGATCGAGGTTGA
- a CDS encoding alpha/beta fold hydrolase: protein MGKERVGRFKSERARQEFIRVHDELMDEYWPSARDFVQVETSFGRTRVQHNGSGDGVPLVLLTGAGGTPLGFRPVIRQLSAVHPVLSLETIGEPGHDLQDKPVLSGADLATWLVEVLDALGVERAHLVGCSYGALISVHTALHAPERVASATLIDPPALERLGWRAIRWLLLGAVFTPMPRPIRAWAARWLPNGTLLEDWVPRLFPKMVRYRRVLPDAVVLTDEQLAALAVPTLFLFGERSVLHDAAAARARVAAFPNITGAVVVPGAGHVVHIDDPERTVGLVLDFVGSRVGRPGDSTVGTHDD from the coding sequence ATGGGCAAGGAGCGGGTAGGACGGTTCAAGAGTGAGCGGGCCCGGCAGGAGTTCATCCGGGTCCACGACGAGCTGATGGACGAGTACTGGCCATCGGCCCGGGACTTCGTGCAGGTCGAGACCTCCTTCGGCCGCACGCGGGTGCAGCACAACGGGTCCGGCGACGGGGTGCCGCTGGTGTTGCTGACCGGGGCCGGCGGGACCCCGCTGGGGTTCCGGCCGGTCATCCGGCAGCTCAGTGCCGTGCATCCGGTGCTGTCGCTGGAGACCATCGGCGAGCCTGGACATGATCTGCAGGACAAGCCGGTGCTCAGCGGCGCGGACCTCGCGACCTGGCTGGTGGAGGTGCTCGACGCGCTGGGGGTCGAACGCGCGCACCTGGTCGGCTGCTCCTACGGCGCGTTGATCTCGGTGCACACCGCACTGCACGCGCCGGAGCGGGTGGCCTCGGCGACGCTGATCGATCCGCCCGCGCTGGAACGGCTGGGCTGGCGGGCCATCCGCTGGCTGCTGCTGGGCGCGGTGTTCACCCCGATGCCCCGGCCGATCCGGGCCTGGGCGGCACGTTGGCTGCCCAACGGGACGCTGCTGGAGGACTGGGTGCCGCGGCTGTTCCCGAAGATGGTCCGGTACCGGCGGGTGCTGCCGGACGCGGTGGTCCTCACCGACGAACAACTGGCCGCGCTGGCGGTGCCGACGTTGTTCCTCTTCGGTGAGCGCAGCGTTCTGCACGATGCGGCAGCCGCACGGGCGCGAGTGGCCGCCTTCCCGAACATCACCGGCGCCGTGGTCGTGCCAGGGGCCGGTCACGTGGTGCACATTGATGATCCAGAACGGACGGTCGGGCTGGTGCTGGACTTCGTCGGATCGCGCGTCGGCCGGCCCGGCGACTCAACGGTGGGGACTCATGACGACTGA
- a CDS encoding VOC family protein, with product MLDHLVLATPDLAGTVDLIHLLSGDRPVPGGHHAAWGTANYLLGLGEQAFLEIIGPDPAGGTEPTIFGLDTLTGPSLVTWAARTTDIDASVAAARARGADPGAPQAMGRLTTDGRQLSWRLTPPGTGVVPFLIDWGGTTHPAARNLPMATLVELHAMSPDPDPLRATLAALDEALPIRPANRVGLRAVVHGRKGQFDLTTAP from the coding sequence ATGCTTGACCACCTCGTGCTGGCGACGCCGGACCTGGCCGGCACCGTTGACCTGATCCACCTCCTTTCCGGTGACCGCCCGGTACCAGGCGGTCACCACGCTGCGTGGGGAACCGCGAACTACTTGCTCGGCCTGGGTGAGCAGGCCTTTCTCGAGATCATCGGGCCGGATCCGGCCGGCGGGACCGAGCCCACGATCTTCGGACTCGACACGCTGACCGGCCCCAGCCTGGTGACCTGGGCCGCCCGCACCACGGACATCGATGCGAGCGTGGCCGCCGCCCGTGCCCGCGGCGCCGATCCGGGCGCACCGCAGGCGATGGGGCGACTCACCACCGACGGACGACAACTGAGCTGGCGGCTCACCCCGCCAGGCACTGGAGTCGTCCCGTTCCTGATTGATTGGGGCGGCACAACACACCCAGCGGCCAGGAACCTTCCGATGGCGACGCTGGTGGAGCTGCACGCGATGTCTCCGGATCCAGACCCGCTGCGCGCCACCCTGGCTGCACTGGACGAGGCACTGCCGATCCGTCCAGCCAACCGCGTCGGCCTGAGAGCAGTTGTACACGGCCGCAAGGGCCAATTCGACCTGACTACAGCTCCCTGA
- a CDS encoding acyl-CoA dehydrogenase family protein — translation MRQVRDGLDLTAEQRDFISLARDFAATEIRPAARTVDEADTESPLELWTRAAALGLTDLMLPARLGGGGIEDLLTQALIQQELCYGDIGIGNLLTSSGFTAGPLLALGTPEQQARWLGPLCGKNPPLTAVAVTEPDIGSDAAGLRTRAVRDGAEYVLTGQKTWISNAPYAEFFVVFATVDPALRSRGVTAFVVERDRPGLTVGPPMRKLGQRAIVNAEVFLDEVRVPVEHRLGGEGEAFRGLMRTFDASRILIGAACTGLSRAALDTATDYARQRVQFGTPIIEHQAVGFRLADMAAKVDISHLLTVRAAQLFDRGEPVAAESAIAKVTASENAMWCAWAAVQTLGGWGYSREFLVEKWLRDAKLEEIEEGTSDIQRLIIARSLARPR, via the coding sequence GTGCGGCAGGTGCGGGACGGGCTCGATCTCACCGCGGAACAACGGGACTTCATCAGCCTCGCCCGGGATTTCGCCGCGACGGAAATCCGTCCGGCTGCGCGCACGGTGGATGAGGCTGACACGGAGAGCCCGCTTGAACTGTGGACTCGTGCCGCGGCGCTGGGCCTGACCGACCTGATGCTGCCCGCCCGGCTGGGTGGCGGCGGGATCGAGGACCTGCTCACCCAGGCCCTCATCCAGCAGGAACTCTGCTACGGCGACATCGGCATCGGCAACCTGCTGACCTCCAGCGGGTTCACCGCCGGTCCGCTGCTCGCGCTGGGCACCCCGGAACAGCAGGCCCGCTGGCTGGGGCCGCTGTGCGGCAAGAACCCACCGCTGACCGCGGTCGCGGTGACCGAACCGGACATCGGCTCCGATGCCGCAGGCCTGCGGACCAGGGCCGTGCGCGACGGCGCGGAGTACGTGCTGACCGGGCAGAAGACCTGGATCTCCAACGCGCCCTACGCCGAGTTCTTCGTGGTGTTCGCGACGGTGGACCCGGCGCTGCGCTCGCGTGGTGTCACCGCCTTCGTGGTGGAACGGGACCGGCCGGGGCTGACGGTCGGCCCGCCCATGCGCAAGCTCGGGCAGCGGGCGATCGTCAACGCCGAGGTCTTCCTGGACGAGGTGCGGGTGCCGGTGGAGCACCGGCTCGGCGGGGAGGGCGAGGCCTTCCGCGGGCTCATGCGGACCTTCGACGCCTCGCGGATCCTCATCGGCGCGGCCTGCACCGGCCTGTCCAGGGCCGCCCTGGACACGGCCACCGACTACGCCCGGCAGCGGGTGCAGTTCGGCACGCCCATCATCGAGCACCAGGCGGTCGGCTTCCGGCTGGCCGACATGGCGGCCAAGGTCGACATCTCGCACCTGCTGACCGTGCGCGCGGCCCAGCTCTTCGACCGGGGTGAGCCGGTGGCGGCGGAGTCGGCGATCGCCAAGGTCACCGCCTCGGAGAACGCCATGTGGTGTGCCTGGGCCGCGGTGCAGACCCTGGGCGGCTGGGGCTACTCGCGGGAGTTCCTGGTCGAGAAATGGCTGCGTGACGCCAAGCTGGAGGAGATCGAGGAGGGCACCTCCGACATCCAGCGACTGATCATCGCCAGGTCGCTGGCCAGGCCGAGGTGA
- a CDS encoding alpha/beta fold hydrolase, with amino-acid sequence MTTDYVGRFPSEDARQEYIRIYDRLLAEHWPPLTVTTDVPTSFGTTRVHRSGQECGVPLVLLPGSSGAPLMFRGLVHQLSAAHPVFAVEAIGEPGHHHHDKPVRDGRDLAAWLVEVLDGLGVARASLVGSSYGAWTAIHTAVHAPARVASISLLDPPGFEQVGVRFISWAMACSAFFGAPREMREWAARSLTNAALTEDWLMPLAPAMFAFRRVLPNPPVFSDEELLALSVPSLFLLGERSQMHDSALARQRLERMSSVTRVEVLPGTGHSMSLDDPEAVLARVLEFVGSLVRA; translated from the coding sequence ATGACGACTGACTACGTGGGCCGGTTTCCGAGCGAGGACGCGCGGCAGGAGTACATCCGGATCTACGACCGGCTGCTGGCCGAGCACTGGCCGCCGCTGACGGTGACCACCGACGTGCCGACCTCCTTCGGCACCACCCGGGTGCACCGCAGTGGCCAGGAGTGCGGCGTGCCGCTGGTGCTGCTGCCGGGTTCGAGTGGGGCGCCGTTGATGTTCCGCGGTCTGGTGCACCAGCTCAGCGCGGCGCATCCGGTGTTCGCGGTGGAGGCCATCGGCGAGCCGGGGCATCACCACCACGACAAGCCGGTGCGCGATGGCCGGGACCTGGCGGCCTGGCTGGTCGAGGTGCTCGACGGGCTGGGCGTGGCGCGCGCCAGCCTGGTCGGGTCCTCCTACGGGGCCTGGACGGCGATCCACACCGCGGTGCACGCCCCGGCGCGGGTGGCCTCGATCTCGCTGCTGGACCCGCCGGGGTTCGAGCAGGTCGGGGTGCGGTTCATCTCCTGGGCGATGGCCTGCTCGGCGTTCTTCGGCGCGCCGAGGGAGATGCGGGAGTGGGCGGCGCGGTCACTGACCAACGCGGCGCTGACCGAGGACTGGCTGATGCCGCTGGCCCCGGCCATGTTCGCCTTCCGCCGGGTACTGCCGAACCCGCCGGTGTTCAGCGACGAGGAACTGCTGGCGCTGAGCGTGCCCAGCCTGTTCCTGCTCGGGGAACGCAGCCAGATGCACGACTCCGCGCTGGCCAGGCAACGCCTCGAACGGATGTCGAGCGTGACCAGGGTCGAGGTGCTGCCGGGCACCGGGCACTCGATGTCGCTGGATGATCCGGAAGCGGTGCTGGCACGGGTGCTGGAGTTCGTGGGCAGCCTGGTCCGCGCCTGA
- a CDS encoding thiamine pyrophosphate-binding protein, whose translation MKVTGGQAVVQALLAHGVDTVFGIPGTHNLEIYRHLAAEGVRHVSTRHEQGAAYAADGYARASGRPGVCLVTSGPATLNAAAAIGQAYSDSVPVLLISPGLPLRHPGRGNGYLHEMKDQSAAMQAIAGYSLRVTSVAEIPGAVAEAFAYFRAGRPRPVHLEIPVDVLGEVAEVVIGGPVAVGRVLPESGVLARVVEVLGAARRPGLLVGGGAKGAAGLVRELAESLGASVISTANGKGVLAEGHPLSLGAGVHLPGVAEFVRDCDVLVVLGSELAPSDFWVEPLARPGCLVRVDVDPGQLRVNAMPEVEVVGDVGAVLAELLPRLAGRERRDDGGGDRLGSGGLAGGGPGCGAGLGDESSPGAEVSLGIGGSSGGGVSAGDGVLAGGGVERAAWWRERLRGQGRAEGARWLWLLEVLGEALGDGILGADSAMACYYGALTNLPVQRPGGFLYPTGFGTLGYGLPAAIGAAVACPGVRTAALLGDGGVMFTVAELATAAQLGLALPVLVVDNAGYGEIRAEMVEREDPVHAVDLPSPDFAALGRALGCHGVRVADADSLRVELARAFEADRPTVLHLPEVLERG comes from the coding sequence GTGAAGGTGACCGGCGGGCAGGCAGTGGTGCAGGCGTTGCTCGCGCACGGGGTGGACACCGTGTTCGGGATCCCGGGCACGCACAACCTGGAGATCTACCGGCACCTGGCCGCCGAGGGCGTGCGGCATGTGAGCACCCGGCACGAGCAGGGCGCCGCCTATGCCGCCGACGGGTACGCGCGGGCCAGCGGCCGGCCGGGAGTGTGCCTGGTGACCTCGGGACCGGCGACCCTGAACGCCGCGGCGGCGATCGGGCAGGCCTACTCCGACTCGGTGCCGGTGCTGCTGATCTCTCCCGGCCTGCCACTGCGGCATCCGGGCCGTGGCAACGGCTACCTGCACGAGATGAAGGACCAGTCGGCGGCGATGCAGGCGATCGCGGGCTACAGCCTGCGGGTGACCTCGGTGGCGGAGATCCCGGGGGCGGTGGCGGAGGCGTTCGCGTACTTCCGGGCCGGGCGGCCGCGGCCGGTGCACCTGGAGATCCCGGTGGACGTGCTGGGCGAGGTCGCCGAGGTCGTGATCGGGGGGCCGGTGGCGGTGGGGCGGGTGCTGCCGGAGTCGGGGGTGCTGGCGCGGGTGGTCGAGGTGCTGGGGGCGGCTCGGCGGCCTGGGCTCCTGGTCGGTGGCGGGGCCAAGGGGGCGGCGGGGCTGGTTCGCGAGCTGGCGGAGTCGCTGGGGGCGTCGGTGATCAGCACGGCCAATGGGAAGGGGGTGCTGGCCGAGGGGCATCCGTTGAGTCTGGGCGCGGGGGTGCATTTGCCGGGGGTCGCGGAGTTCGTGCGGGACTGCGATGTGCTGGTGGTCCTGGGCAGTGAGCTGGCGCCCAGTGACTTCTGGGTTGAGCCGTTGGCCCGGCCGGGGTGTTTGGTGCGGGTGGATGTGGATCCGGGGCAGTTGCGGGTCAACGCCATGCCGGAGGTGGAGGTGGTGGGGGATGTCGGGGCGGTGCTGGCCGAGCTGCTCCCCCGGCTCGCCGGACGGGAACGGCGGGATGACGGTGGCGGGGATCGGCTGGGCAGCGGGGGGCTGGCGGGGGGCGGGCCTGGGTGTGGAGCCGGGTTGGGCGATGAGTCGTCACCTGGCGCCGAGGTCTCATTGGGGATCGGGGGGTCATCGGGCGGTGGGGTGTCGGCAGGCGATGGGGTGCTGGCGGGTGGCGGGGTAGAGCGGGCCGCCTGGTGGCGGGAGCGGTTGCGGGGGCAGGGGCGGGCTGAGGGGGCTCGGTGGTTGTGGTTGCTGGAGGTGCTGGGTGAGGCCCTTGGGGATGGGATCTTGGGCGCGGACAGTGCGATGGCCTGCTACTACGGGGCATTGACGAACTTGCCGGTGCAGCGGCCGGGTGGGTTCTTGTATCCGACCGGGTTTGGCACCTTGGGGTATGGGTTGCCCGCTGCCATTGGGGCCGCGGTGGCTTGTCCGGGGGTGCGGACGGCGGCGTTGCTCGGGGACGGTGGGGTGATGTTCACCGTGGCCGAGTTGGCCACCGCCGCGCAGCTTGGGCTGGCGTTGCCGGTGCTGGTGGTGGACAACGCGGGGTACGGGGAGATCCGGGCGGAGATGGTGGAGCGGGAGGATCCGGTGCACGCGGTGGATCTGCCCTCGCCGGACTTCGCGGCGTTGGGGCGGGCGCTGGGGTGTCATGGGGTTCGGGTGGCGGATGCCGACTCGTTGCGGGTGGAGCTGGCGCGGGCGTTCGAGGCTGACCGGCCGACGGTGTTGCACCTGCCCGAGGTGTTGGAGCGGGGCTGA
- a CDS encoding acetate--CoA ligase family protein encodes MSTLARFTDPASVAVVGASADPAKWGHWLALGALAGAHRRRVHLVNHRGGLVAGRECLTSVRALPEVPELVAVCVPARAVSEVVEEALALGVRAFLVITSGFTPAAEAALADRVRRAGARLIGPSCLGLYDADTELRLLWGECAPGALAIVSQSGQLGLEVAGLAAAAGLGVSRFVSVGAQCDVTATDLLHGLAGHARTRVVLLYLEGFGDGRAVHTALARLRAAGKPVVVLTAGASPVGAAAVRSHTGALSSTTDVVRAALRAAGAILARTPAEAVRAAAQLAAGIPRGDRVGVVSDSGGQGALAADLISEAGLTPGIPVDLAGAGEGDLGSYAVAIERVLGGGDVDAVLLTGYFGRYAVDSPGQAAAEIAVARRLAELGRGGCPLVVHSMAAHEPDSPAVAVLRAGGVTVHAEIDMAVEALSLAAQWRAGAARDLSVRGVDARAVGHGTQSTTATVNTSWSDSAPSVITYWSARELLSASGVPYPAAQPVASRTEVLAATARLRGPFVLKAGWIEHRTEQDAVRVGLADPVAVLAGYDELAGRLGEHGYVVEVQDQRAGVVELIVGFRRDPAFGPVVLVGIGGTLAEVYRDVTVELAPVDADLAGTMLRRLRGWPLLAGWRGRPAVDVEAAARVVAAVSRVALTRGDLAEGEINPLRVGPSEAVAVDALLVPMAGRDQQAAEARADVAGVAEARMDLAGAVEAQMDVTGAAEAQMDDAQADTAGVDTAGADSARPDVVGLDVTGLDLTGADVAGADVTGTSWRGERMPGVSW; translated from the coding sequence GTGAGCACGCTGGCCCGATTCACCGATCCGGCCTCGGTGGCGGTGGTCGGCGCGTCGGCCGACCCGGCCAAATGGGGTCACTGGCTGGCCCTTGGCGCGCTGGCGGGCGCGCACCGGCGCCGGGTGCACCTGGTCAACCACCGCGGTGGCCTGGTCGCCGGGCGGGAGTGCCTGACGAGTGTGCGGGCACTGCCCGAGGTGCCGGAGCTGGTGGCGGTGTGCGTACCCGCGCGGGCCGTATCAGAGGTGGTGGAGGAGGCCCTCGCGCTGGGGGTGCGGGCGTTCCTGGTGATCACCAGCGGGTTCACCCCCGCGGCCGAGGCGGCTCTGGCCGACCGGGTCCGGCGGGCTGGGGCCCGGCTGATCGGCCCGAGCTGCCTCGGTCTCTACGACGCCGACACCGAGCTGCGGCTGCTGTGGGGCGAATGCGCGCCGGGTGCGCTGGCCATCGTCTCGCAGAGCGGTCAGCTCGGGCTGGAAGTGGCCGGCCTGGCCGCCGCGGCGGGTCTGGGGGTGTCGCGGTTCGTCTCGGTTGGCGCCCAGTGCGATGTCACCGCGACCGACCTGCTGCACGGCCTGGCCGGTCACGCCCGCACCCGGGTGGTCCTGCTGTACCTGGAGGGCTTCGGCGACGGCCGCGCGGTGCACACGGCCCTGGCCCGCCTGCGTGCGGCCGGTAAACCGGTCGTGGTGCTGACCGCCGGGGCCAGCCCGGTCGGCGCGGCCGCGGTCCGCTCACACACCGGCGCGCTCAGCTCCACCACCGATGTGGTGCGCGCGGCCCTGCGCGCGGCGGGCGCGATCCTGGCCCGCACCCCGGCCGAGGCGGTCCGCGCCGCCGCCCAGCTCGCCGCGGGGATCCCGCGCGGCGACCGCGTCGGCGTGGTCAGCGACAGCGGCGGCCAGGGCGCCTTGGCCGCCGACCTGATCAGCGAGGCCGGCCTGACCCCAGGCATCCCGGTCGACCTGGCCGGGGCCGGCGAGGGGGACCTGGGCAGCTACGCGGTGGCCATCGAGCGGGTTCTGGGCGGCGGGGATGTCGACGCGGTGCTGCTGACCGGCTACTTCGGCCGCTACGCGGTGGACTCGCCAGGCCAGGCCGCCGCCGAGATCGCGGTGGCGCGACGCCTGGCCGAGCTGGGTCGCGGTGGGTGTCCACTGGTGGTGCACAGCATGGCCGCGCACGAACCGGACTCACCCGCCGTGGCCGTACTGCGGGCCGGCGGGGTGACCGTGCACGCCGAGATCGACATGGCGGTCGAGGCCCTCAGCCTGGCCGCGCAGTGGCGAGCCGGGGCCGCGCGGGACCTGTCGGTGCGTGGCGTGGACGCCAGGGCGGTGGGTCACGGAACCCAGAGCACCACGGCAACGGTGAACACCTCCTGGAGTGACTCAGCGCCGAGTGTCATCACCTACTGGAGTGCTCGGGAGTTGCTGTCCGCGTCCGGCGTGCCGTATCCGGCCGCTCAACCGGTGGCCTCCCGGACCGAGGTTCTGGCAGCGACCGCACGGCTGCGCGGGCCGTTCGTGCTCAAGGCGGGCTGGATCGAGCACCGCACCGAGCAGGACGCGGTGCGGGTCGGGCTGGCCGATCCGGTGGCGGTGCTGGCCGGTTACGACGAGCTGGCCGGACGGCTCGGCGAGCACGGGTACGTGGTCGAGGTGCAGGATCAGCGTGCCGGGGTGGTCGAGCTGATCGTGGGGTTCCGGCGGGATCCGGCGTTCGGGCCGGTGGTGCTGGTCGGGATCGGAGGCACGTTGGCCGAGGTGTACCGGGACGTCACGGTGGAACTGGCGCCGGTGGATGCGGACCTGGCCGGGACGATGCTGCGGCGGTTGCGGGGGTGGCCGTTGCTGGCGGGATGGCGGGGTCGTCCGGCGGTGGACGTCGAGGCGGCGGCCCGGGTGGTGGCCGCGGTGTCCCGGGTCGCGCTGACGCGGGGTGACCTGGCGGAGGGTGAGATCAACCCGTTGCGGGTCGGGCCGTCGGAGGCGGTCGCGGTGGACGCGCTGCTCGTGCCGATGGCGGGGCGGGATCAGCAGGCGGCCGAAGCTCGGGCGGATGTGGCCGGGGTGGCCGAGGCGCGGATGGACCTGGCCGGGGCGGTCGAAGCGCAGATGGATGTGACTGGGGCGGCTGAAGCGCAGATGGATGATGCTCAGGCGGATACGGCCGGGGTGGATACGGCCGGGGCGGATTCGGCGCGGCCAGATGTGGTTGGGCTGGATGTGACCGGGCTGGACCTGACTGGGGCGGATGTGGCTGGGGCGGACGTGACTGGGACGAGCTGGCGGGGAGAGCGGATGCCAGGGGTGTCGTGGTGA
- a CDS encoding glucose 1-dehydrogenase codes for MALLAGKTAIITGASSGIGAAAAVVFAGHGANVVLADVNADAGAEVAQLVQDGGGQALFVATDVTREAEVAALVRAAVARFGRVDCAFNNAGIDGPVAGLEEHTEENWDLVLGVNLKGVALCMKHEVRQMLAQGGGGAIVNTASVVALMAVDAGIAPYVASKHAVVGLTHTAALEYATRGIRVNAICPGGVRTPLAEHVQQQGAGTDELALAMIPMRRLAEPREIAEPAAWLCSDAASYVTGSTFTVDGGMTTGHPTPLRVPVPEPRS; via the coding sequence ATGGCGTTACTCGCGGGCAAGACAGCGATCATCACCGGCGCGAGTTCCGGGATCGGCGCGGCCGCGGCCGTGGTGTTCGCCGGGCACGGGGCGAACGTGGTCCTGGCCGATGTCAACGCCGACGCCGGGGCCGAAGTCGCCCAACTGGTTCAGGACGGTGGCGGACAGGCGTTGTTCGTAGCCACCGACGTGACCAGGGAAGCCGAGGTGGCAGCCCTGGTGCGGGCGGCCGTGGCACGGTTCGGGCGGGTGGACTGCGCGTTCAACAACGCCGGCATCGACGGACCCGTTGCCGGGCTGGAGGAACACACCGAGGAGAACTGGGACCTGGTGCTCGGGGTCAACCTCAAGGGCGTGGCCCTGTGCATGAAGCACGAGGTGCGGCAGATGCTCGCCCAAGGCGGCGGTGGCGCCATCGTGAACACCGCCTCGGTCGTGGCCCTGATGGCGGTGGACGCCGGCATCGCGCCCTATGTGGCCTCCAAGCACGCCGTGGTGGGCCTGACCCACACCGCCGCCCTCGAGTACGCCACCCGGGGGATCCGGGTCAACGCGATCTGCCCCGGCGGAGTCCGGACCCCACTCGCCGAACACGTCCAGCAGCAGGGCGCGGGGACCGATGAGCTGGCCCTGGCCATGATCCCGATGCGTCGCCTGGCCGAGCCCAGGGAGATCGCCGAACCGGCGGCCTGGCTGTGTTCGGACGCGGCTTCCTACGTCACCGGCAGCACCTTCACCGTGGACGGGGGCATGACCACCGGCCACCCGACCCCGTTGCGTGTCCCGGTGCCGGAGCCGAGGAGCTGA
- a CDS encoding class I SAM-dependent methyltransferase: protein MRARYDDIADWYEHDFLAAQQGADLLELARLLADLLGPGSGPCLEIGCGTGANAGRLRALGWTPVGLDISWGMLGHASARMPVTQGDAECLPIADGSLAAVVTVLTHTDMPGYPAVLREVSRVLRPGGVFVHLGVHPCFCGGFADRSDPAAIVINPGYRDTQWTTASWTANGLRDKVGATHLPLPDLLNEFLAAGLVLERFGEGGSPTPVLLGMRTRKE from the coding sequence ATGCGTGCCCGATACGATGACATCGCGGACTGGTACGAACACGACTTCCTCGCCGCCCAGCAGGGCGCTGACCTGCTGGAACTGGCCAGGCTGCTGGCCGACCTGCTCGGCCCCGGAAGTGGCCCCTGCCTGGAAATAGGCTGCGGAACCGGTGCGAACGCGGGTCGACTCCGGGCGCTGGGCTGGACGCCGGTCGGACTCGACATTTCCTGGGGTATGCTCGGTCACGCGTCGGCGAGAATGCCCGTGACCCAGGGCGACGCCGAATGTCTCCCCATCGCAGATGGTTCCCTGGCTGCCGTGGTGACGGTGCTGACCCACACCGACATGCCCGGCTATCCGGCGGTACTCCGCGAGGTATCCCGAGTCCTGCGCCCAGGCGGCGTGTTCGTCCACCTCGGGGTGCACCCGTGTTTCTGCGGCGGTTTCGCCGACCGGTCCGATCCGGCGGCCATAGTGATCAACCCCGGCTACCGGGACACCCAGTGGACGACCGCGTCCTGGACCGCCAACGGTCTGCGCGACAAGGTCGGTGCCACCCATCTCCCGCTGCCCGACCTGCTGAACGAGTTCCTGGCCGCCGGTCTGGTCCTCGAACGCTTCGGGGAGGGCGGCTCCCCGACACCGGTGCTGCTGGGGATGCGCACCCGAAAGGAGTGA
- a CDS encoding alpha/beta hydrolase, with amino-acid sequence MVSIDVPAFYREWAARSGGVFDAAAGVGPDTLADIRLAYREFFRDSFPAPDGVSFEAVDADGVAAEWATPAAAVTGRYLVYLHGGAYLVGDPLGYRGLVGTLAQRLRAGVLVPDYRLAPEAVFPAAVEDAVAAYRWLLAHGARPENVVVAGDSAGGAMAISALVAARDQGLPLPAASIAISPWANLEHTGATMRTLDGIDPSVNRAGLSRAADLVLGSTPRHSPLASPVFADTRGLPPVLIQIGGHEVMLSDAIRLATKLAEDAVPVRLDVAPEMGHVWHLLAGHLPAAAKAVADAAAFAEEHLPAA; translated from the coding sequence ATGGTCTCGATCGATGTCCCTGCCTTCTACCGGGAGTGGGCGGCCCGCAGCGGTGGTGTCTTCGACGCGGCCGCCGGGGTGGGACCTGACACCCTGGCGGACATCCGGCTCGCCTACCGGGAGTTCTTCCGGGACAGCTTTCCGGCGCCGGACGGGGTGAGCTTCGAGGCGGTGGACGCCGACGGGGTTGCCGCCGAGTGGGCGACCCCTGCGGCGGCCGTCACCGGCAGGTACCTGGTCTACCTGCACGGCGGCGCCTACCTGGTGGGAGACCCGCTGGGCTACCGCGGCCTGGTCGGCACTCTCGCCCAGCGCCTGCGCGCCGGTGTGCTGGTGCCGGACTACCGGCTCGCGCCCGAGGCGGTGTTCCCCGCCGCTGTCGAGGACGCGGTCGCGGCCTACCGCTGGCTGCTGGCACACGGCGCCCGGCCGGAGAACGTGGTGGTCGCCGGCGACTCCGCCGGTGGCGCGATGGCGATCAGCGCCCTGGTCGCGGCCCGTGACCAGGGGCTGCCGCTGCCGGCCGCCTCGATCGCCATCTCCCCCTGGGCGAACCTCGAACACACCGGGGCCACGATGCGCACGCTCGACGGCATCGACCCGTCGGTCAACCGTGCGGGGCTGAGCCGCGCGGCGGACCTGGTCCTGGGCAGCACCCCGCGGCACAGCCCGCTGGCCTCGCCGGTCTTCGCCGACACCCGCGGACTGCCGCCGGTCCTGATCCAGATCGGCGGTCACGAGGTCATGCTCAGCGACGCCATCCGGCTGGCCACCAAGCTGGCCGAGGACGCCGTGCCCGTACGCCTGGACGTCGCGCCTGAGATGGGCCACGTGTGGCATCTGCTCGCCGGCCACCTCCCGGCCGCGGCGAAGGCGGTCGCCGACGCGGCCGCCTTCGCCGAGGAACACCTGCCCGCCGCCTGA